From a region of the Myxococcus stipitatus genome:
- a CDS encoding helicase-related protein, with the protein MNSSPSSRPSVVVAELGPTNTGKTHRAIERMLEYETGMMGLPLRLLAREVYDRVTARVGEGRVALMTGEEKRLPPRPDYWICTVEAMPTDRVVDFLAVDEIQLAAHRERGHVFTDRLLHARGRRETWFLGAETMRPMVQSLVPHAAVKRATRLSQLRYAGRRSLKSLPPRSAVVAFSADRVYELAESLRRLRGGVAVVLGALSPRTRNAQVAMYQSGEVQYLVATDAIGMGLNLDLNHVTFAALSKYDGAEQRDLYPEELAQIAGRAGRHLNDGTFGTLNTLSELPQGVVSAIESHRFSPVRRLVWRNSALDFSNPEALLDSLARAPRDSAFVRVERADDFDALKELSAVPAIRDIVTRPAMVELLWQVCQIPDFRKGLFGQHVALLRETFLQLTAGDGKLAPAWLTKQVTPLDDVSGDIHTLMDRLAAIRIWTYISQRSSWLHDAEQWQERTRHVEDALGDALHERLVERFVQRAARRSARRFVRAVTPPPASDSPFARLGQLLGETSSGDGSMTEEQFVQRVDEAAHDTFEVDALGNIAFEGQPLGRLVRGKDRRSPQIALSEPEVWTGGARRRLERRLVALARDLVTEAMGGFPAESLTGAGHPPPMRGLAYRLAEGMGVIARGEAREQWGLLDDESRARLAQLGVLDGQRFVHVAEALAPPALQRRCMLTTLFQQAAAPRGVPQEPVLESAAFAGRDARAFGYEVLGAVALRIDVVERLCEALRHPQGAQRVHALTRELRLEGGLRARVLRELGGPPQGAPGKKRRRRRGGRRPAEPAGANKAPAHPGPRPDEALASKPGAKA; encoded by the coding sequence ATGAACTCCAGCCCATCGAGCCGGCCGTCCGTTGTCGTGGCGGAGCTGGGGCCCACGAACACCGGGAAGACCCACCGTGCCATCGAGCGCATGCTCGAATACGAGACGGGCATGATGGGCCTGCCGCTGCGGCTGCTCGCCCGGGAGGTCTACGACCGGGTGACGGCGCGGGTGGGGGAGGGGCGGGTCGCGCTGATGACGGGGGAGGAGAAGCGCCTGCCGCCCCGGCCCGACTACTGGATATGCACGGTCGAGGCGATGCCGACGGACCGGGTGGTCGATTTCCTCGCCGTGGATGAAATCCAGCTCGCGGCCCACCGCGAGCGGGGCCACGTCTTCACCGACCGGCTGCTTCACGCGCGTGGGCGGCGGGAGACGTGGTTCCTGGGCGCGGAGACGATGCGGCCCATGGTGCAGTCGCTCGTCCCCCACGCGGCCGTGAAGCGCGCCACGCGCCTGTCGCAGCTGCGCTACGCCGGCCGCCGTTCCCTCAAGAGCCTGCCGCCGCGTTCGGCCGTGGTCGCGTTCTCCGCGGACCGCGTCTACGAGCTGGCCGAGTCGCTGCGTCGCCTGCGCGGCGGGGTCGCCGTGGTGCTGGGGGCGCTGTCCCCGCGCACGCGCAACGCCCAGGTGGCGATGTACCAGTCCGGCGAGGTGCAGTACCTGGTGGCCACCGACGCCATCGGCATGGGGCTCAACCTCGACCTCAACCACGTCACCTTCGCGGCGCTCTCCAAGTACGACGGCGCCGAGCAGCGCGACCTCTACCCGGAGGAGCTGGCGCAGATCGCCGGCCGCGCGGGGCGCCACCTGAACGATGGCACCTTCGGCACCCTGAACACGCTGTCGGAGCTGCCCCAGGGCGTGGTCTCCGCCATCGAGTCCCACCGCTTCTCGCCGGTGCGCCGCCTGGTGTGGCGCAACTCCGCGCTCGACTTCTCGAACCCGGAGGCGCTGCTGGACTCGCTGGCGCGCGCGCCTCGCGACAGCGCCTTCGTCCGGGTGGAGCGCGCGGACGACTTCGACGCGCTCAAGGAGCTGTCGGCCGTGCCCGCCATCCGGGACATCGTCACCCGGCCGGCCATGGTCGAGCTGCTGTGGCAGGTCTGCCAGATTCCGGACTTCCGCAAGGGCCTCTTCGGTCAGCACGTCGCGCTGCTGCGCGAGACGTTCCTCCAGCTGACGGCGGGGGACGGGAAGCTGGCGCCCGCGTGGCTGACGAAGCAGGTGACGCCGCTGGACGACGTCTCCGGCGACATCCACACGCTGATGGATCGGCTCGCGGCCATCCGCATCTGGACGTACATCAGCCAGCGCTCGAGCTGGCTGCACGACGCGGAGCAATGGCAGGAGCGCACCCGCCACGTCGAGGACGCGCTGGGGGATGCCCTCCACGAGCGGCTGGTCGAGCGCTTCGTGCAGCGCGCGGCGCGACGCAGCGCGCGCCGGTTCGTGCGCGCCGTGACGCCGCCGCCCGCGTCGGACAGCCCCTTCGCCCGGCTGGGGCAGCTGCTGGGCGAGACGTCCTCCGGGGACGGCTCGATGACGGAGGAGCAGTTCGTCCAGCGGGTCGACGAGGCGGCGCACGACACCTTCGAGGTGGACGCGCTGGGGAACATCGCCTTCGAGGGGCAGCCCCTGGGCCGGCTGGTGCGGGGCAAGGACCGGCGCTCGCCGCAGATCGCCTTGTCGGAGCCGGAGGTGTGGACCGGGGGCGCGCGTCGGCGGCTCGAGCGGCGCCTGGTGGCGCTGGCGCGGGACCTCGTCACCGAGGCCATGGGGGGCTTCCCCGCGGAGTCGCTCACCGGCGCGGGCCATCCTCCGCCCATGCGGGGGCTCGCCTACCGTCTGGCGGAGGGCATGGGGGTGATTGCGCGAGGCGAGGCGCGCGAGCAGTGGGGCCTGCTGGACGACGAGTCCCGAGCGCGGCTGGCGCAGCTGGGTGTCCTCGACGGGCAGCGCTTCGTCCATGTCGCGGAGGCCCTGGCCCCTCCCGCCCTGCAGCGGCGCTGCATGTTGACGACGCTCTTCCAGCAGGCGGCGGCGCCGCGAGGCGTTCCCCAGGAGCCCGTCCTCGAGAGCGCCGCCTTCGCGGGGCGCGACGCGCGAGCCTTCGGGTACGAGGTGCTCGGCGCGGTGGCCCTGCGCATCGACGTCGTCGAGCGCTTGTGCGAGGCGCTGCGCCACCCTCAGGGCGCCCAGCGGGTGCACGCGCTCACGCGGGAGCTGCGGCTGGAGGGCGGCCTTCGCGCCCGGGTCCTCCGCGAGCTGGGCGGCCCGCCCCAGGGTGCGCCGGGAAAGAAGCGGCGCCGACGCCGCGGGGGCCGGCGGCCCGCCGAGCCCGCGGGCGCGAACAAGGCGCCCGCCCACCCGGGTCCGCGCCCGGACGAGGCGTTGGCGTCGAAGCCCGGCGCGAAGGCGTGA